One window from the genome of Oryctolagus cuniculus chromosome 1, mOryCun1.1, whole genome shotgun sequence encodes:
- the PGAP4 gene encoding post-GPI attachment to proteins factor 4 produces MSTSISPAAMLLRRLRRLSWGSTAVQLFILTVVTFGLLAPLACHRLLHSYFYLRHWHLNQMSQEFLQQSLKEGEAALHYFEELPSANGSVPIVWQATPRPWLVITIITVDRQPGFHYVLQVVSQFHRLLQQCGPQCEGHQLFLCNVERSVNHFDAKLLSKYVPVANRYEGTEDDYGDDPSTNSFEKEKQDYVYCLESSLQTYNPDYVLMVEDDAVPEEQIFPVLEHLLRARFSEPHLRDALYLKLYHPERLQHYINPEPMRILEWVGVGMLLGPLLTYIYMRFASRPGFSWPVLLFFSLYSMGLVELVGRHYFLELRRLSPSLYSVVPASQCCTPAMLFPAPAARRTLTYLSQVYCHKGFGKDMALYSLLRSKGERAYVVEPNLVKHIGLFSSLRYNFHPSLL; encoded by the coding sequence ATGAGCACATCAATCTCTCCCGCTGCCATGCTCCTCCGGAGGCTGCGGCGACTCTCCTGGGGCAGCACTGCTGTCCAGCTCTTCATCCTGACAGTGGTGACATTTGGCCTACTGGCCCCCTTGGCCTGTCATCGGCTTCTGCACTCGTATTTCTATCTGCGCCATTGGCATCTGAACCaaatgagccaggagtttctgcagCAGAGCTTGAAAGAGGGGGAAGCTGCCCTCCACTACTTTGAGGAGCTGCCCTCAGCCAATGGCTCAGTGCCCATTGTTTGGCAGGCCACCCCCCGCCCCTGGCTGGTGATTACCATCATCACCGTGGACAGGCAGCCTGGCTTCCACTACGTCTTGCAGGTGGTGTCCCAGTTCCACCGGCTGCTGCAGCAGTGCGGCCCCCAGTGTGAAGGGCATCAGCTCTTCCTGTGCAACGTGGAGCGCAGTGTGAATCATTTCGATGCCAAGCTGCTCTCTAAGTATGTCCCTGTGGCAAACCGCTATGAGGGCACTGAGGATGACTATGGCGATGACCCTTCAACCAACTCGTTTGAGAAAGAGAAGCAGGACTATGTCTATTGCCTGGAGTCATCCCTGCAGACCTATAATCCAGACTACGTCCTGATGGTGGAAGATGATGCCGTGCCAGAGGAGCAAATTTTTCCCGTCTTGGAGCACCTTCTGCGGGCTCGCTTCTCCGAGCCCCACCTCAGAGATGCCCTTTATCTAAAGCTCTATCACCCAGAGAGGCTTCAGCACTATATCAACCCAGAACCCATGAGAATCCTGGAGTGGGTCGGTGTGGGCATGTTGCTGGGGCCCTTACTTACCTATATTTACATGAGGTTTGCCAGCCGTCCAGGGTTCAGCTGGCCCGTCctgctcttcttctccctctaTAGTATGGGGCTGGTTGAACTGGTGGGCCGGCACTATTTCCTGGAACTGCGGCGCCTGAGCCCTTCTTTGTACAGCGTGGTTCCTGCCTCTCAGTGTTGTACCCCAGCCATGCTcttccctgcccctgcagcccgcCGGACCCTCACCTACCTGTCACAGGTGTACTGTCATAAAGGTTTTGGCAAGGACATGGCCCTGTACTCACTGTTGAGGTCCAAGGGAGAGCGGGCCTATGTGGTCGAGCCCAATCTGGTGAAACACATAGGGCTCTTCTCCAGTCTCCGGTACAACTTCCATCCTAGTCTGCTCTAG